A portion of the Fusobacterium sp. genome contains these proteins:
- a CDS encoding metallophosphoesterase translates to MSYFFLGLSATLFAFCLFVMQKTVKYVFPSDKKIFIIVLFLMMTILLYGYQFFNSYFVNNFSYISNKILSYIVYYYLAFIIYGAMVYFLVLVIEMIFKYKLNFNLYKPAFIIIFIILGIGTFYKHNTMVTEYEIDSEGKVTAPMNIVLVSDVHLGYINENASFIKMIDKVNSLEPDIVLIAGDLIDMYLEPVLEKNMLNELKNIKSTYGTYFTLGNHDIYGSKAAMLTEILRNNAGTIVLRDEKILINNEIYIAGRDNFSQKPIKEILDGKDDKPVVLIQHTPDTIEEAVENGVFLQVSGHTHKGQMFPGRIFTKKIFKIDYGHEKIEDTNIIVSSGYGTWGPPIRIGSQSEIVIIKIK, encoded by the coding sequence ATGAGTTATTTTTTTCTTGGTTTATCAGCAACACTTTTTGCATTTTGCCTTTTTGTTATGCAAAAGACGGTTAAATATGTATTTCCTTCTGATAAAAAAATCTTTATAATAGTGTTATTTTTAATGATGACTATACTTTTATATGGATATCAGTTTTTTAATTCATATTTTGTAAATAATTTTTCATATATAAGTAATAAAATCCTTTCATATATAGTTTATTATTATTTAGCTTTTATTATCTATGGAGCTATGGTATATTTTTTAGTTTTAGTAATAGAGATGATATTCAAGTATAAATTAAATTTTAATTTATATAAACCAGCATTTATAATAATTTTTATCATATTGGGAATAGGAACTTTCTATAAACATAATACAATGGTAACAGAATATGAAATAGACAGTGAAGGAAAAGTTACAGCTCCCATGAATATAGTTTTAGTTTCAGATGTTCATTTGGGATATATAAATGAAAATGCTTCATTTATAAAGATGATAGACAAAGTAAATTCTTTAGAACCAGATATAGTGCTAATAGCTGGAGATTTAATAGATATGTATTTAGAGCCTGTTTTAGAAAAAAATATGCTGAATGAATTAAAAAATATAAAAAGTACTTATGGAACTTATTTTACTCTTGGAAATCACGATATATATGGAAGTAAAGCTGCCATGCTTACAGAAATACTTAGAAATAATGCAGGAACTATTGTATTGAGAGATGAAAAAATTCTGATAAATAATGAGATTTATATAGCTGGGAGAGATAATTTTTCACAAAAACCAATTAAGGAAATATTAGATGGAAAGGATGATAAACCTGTAGTTCTTATACAGCATACTCCAGATACTATTGAAGAAGCGGTAGAAAATGGAGTCTTTCTGCAAGTATCAGGTCATACTCATAAAGGACAAATGTTTCCAGGAAGAATTTTTACTAAAAAGATTTTTAAAATAGACTATGGGCATGAAAAAATTGAAGACACAAATATTATAGTTTCTTCTGGTTATGGAACTTGGGGTCCTCCTATTCGTATAGGAAGTCAGTCAGAAATTGTTATTATAAAAATAAAATAA
- a CDS encoding iron-containing alcohol dehydrogenase family protein codes for MNTRNIFLPNYSIGENPYNEVPSICEAYGKKVVFIGGKTALAKASDIVKEAVKNSKLEVIDTLWFGGEACYENVEKLKQEKSVIEADMVFVFGGGKAIDTCKCLTGELKKPLFTFPTISSTCASVTSVCAMYNENGSFKNLYWRFAPAEHTFISTKIIAEAPEKYLWAGIGDTMAKGYEPEFSSRGKSLNHSNALGVTLSKLCQEPLVKYGKKALDDCKADRVSTELEETVLAIIVTTGIVSNYVINDYNSSLAHALCYGFSTIHHVEVSHLHGEIVSYGVLVLLIVDGRTDEINRIIPFYKSIGLPVSYKNLGTDEKEMEIVIQKAVDVPDLNVSAFPVTKEMIWEAVRELENFK; via the coding sequence ATGAATACAAGAAATATATTTTTACCAAATTACAGTATTGGAGAAAATCCCTATAATGAAGTTCCTTCTATTTGTGAAGCATATGGAAAAAAAGTAGTTTTTATAGGTGGAAAAACAGCTTTAGCTAAAGCTAGTGATATAGTTAAAGAGGCAGTAAAAAACAGTAAGTTAGAAGTTATTGATACTCTCTGGTTTGGGGGAGAAGCATGTTATGAAAATGTTGAAAAATTAAAGCAAGAAAAATCAGTTATAGAAGCTGATATGGTATTTGTTTTTGGTGGAGGTAAAGCAATAGATACTTGTAAGTGTCTTACTGGAGAGCTAAAAAAACCTCTCTTCACTTTTCCAACTATATCTTCAACTTGTGCATCTGTTACTTCTGTTTGTGCTATGTACAATGAAAATGGTTCTTTCAAAAATCTTTACTGGAGATTTGCTCCAGCAGAGCATACTTTTATAAGTACAAAAATAATTGCAGAAGCACCAGAAAAGTATCTATGGGCAGGAATCGGAGATACTATGGCAAAGGGATATGAGCCAGAGTTTTCTTCAAGAGGCAAATCTTTAAATCACTCAAATGCTCTTGGAGTTACTCTATCAAAATTATGTCAGGAACCTCTTGTTAAGTATGGAAAAAAAGCTCTTGATGACTGTAAAGCAGATAGAGTATCCACTGAACTAGAAGAAACAGTTCTTGCTATAATCGTCACAACTGGAATTGTTTCAAACTATGTAATAAATGACTATAATAGTTCTCTGGCTCATGCATTATGTTATGGATTCTCTACTATTCATCATGTTGAAGTCAGTCATTTACATGGAGAAATTGTTTCTTATGGAGTTCTTGTATTGCTTATAGTAGATGGAAGAACTGATGAAATCAATAGAATAATACCATTTTATAAGAGCATTGGACTTCCTGTATCATATAAAAATCTTGGTACAGATGAAAAAGAAATGGAAATTGTTATTCAAAAAGCTGTAGATGTTCCTGACTTAAATGTCTCTGCTTTCCCTGTTACAAAAGAAATGATTTGGGAAGCTGTCAGAGAACTGGAAAATTTTAAATAA
- a CDS encoding carbon-nitrogen hydrolase family protein: MKDLNSKCKVAVVQAAPVMFDKDLCTKKAVSLIQEASKKNSELIVFPELFIPGYPYGMTFGFTVGSRNADGRKDWKMYYDNSILVPGIETECIGKAAKEAKAYVSIGVSERDPVTATLYNTNLFFSPDGELITVHRKLKPTGAERVVWGDADKDYFPVADTPWGVMGSLICWESYMPLARVALYQKGITLYISPNTNDNEEWQATIRHIAIEGHCYFINCDMYFTKDMYPDNLHCPEEIAKLPDIVCRGGSCIVDPYGHYETEPVWDKEAIIYAELDMEKIPMSRMEFDVCGHYSRPDVLELKVKE, translated from the coding sequence ATGAAAGATTTAAATAGCAAATGTAAAGTTGCTGTAGTACAAGCTGCTCCAGTGATGTTTGATAAAGACCTCTGTACTAAAAAAGCTGTTAGTTTAATTCAAGAAGCTTCAAAAAAGAATAGTGAATTAATTGTGTTTCCCGAACTGTTCATTCCTGGATATCCTTATGGTATGACATTTGGTTTTACCGTAGGAAGCCGTAATGCTGATGGACGTAAGGACTGGAAGATGTATTATGATAATTCTATTCTGGTTCCTGGTATAGAAACAGAATGTATTGGTAAGGCAGCTAAAGAAGCTAAAGCCTATGTGAGTATTGGAGTTTCTGAACGTGATCCTGTTACAGCTACTCTTTACAATACAAATCTCTTTTTCTCTCCTGATGGAGAATTAATTACTGTTCATAGAAAATTAAAACCTACTGGTGCAGAGCGTGTTGTATGGGGAGATGCAGATAAAGATTATTTTCCAGTAGCTGATACTCCTTGGGGAGTAATGGGAAGTTTAATTTGCTGGGAAAGTTATATGCCTTTAGCTAGAGTTGCTCTATATCAAAAAGGAATTACTCTATATATTTCACCAAATACCAATGATAATGAAGAGTGGCAGGCAACTATCCGTCATATAGCGATTGAAGGTCACTGCTATTTCATTAACTGTGATATGTATTTTACAAAAGATATGTATCCTGATAATTTACATTGTCCAGAAGAAATTGCAAAACTTCCTGATATTGTATGCCGTGGCGGAAGTTGCATTGTTGATCCCTATGGACATTATGAAACAGAACCTGTATGGGATAAAGAAGCTATTATCTATGCTGAACTGGATATGGAAAAAATCCCTATGAGTCGTATGGAATTTGATGTTTGTGGGCATTATTCAAGACCTGATGTTCTTGAATTAAAAGTTAAAGAATAA
- a CDS encoding GNAT family N-acetyltransferase, which translates to MKMLEIRMAEKNDVEKIVKIEQECFPAAEAAKEEDIYKRFEAFGENFIVAVENGKVIGFVNGCTTDKPELPDELYHNTLLHKAAGGYQTVFGLDVLPEYRKKGVAGELLKYMISLSRKRNKKGIILTCKDYLIGYYEKFGFENQGVSASSHGGAKWNNMFLNLEK; encoded by the coding sequence ATGAAAATGTTAGAGATAAGAATGGCTGAAAAAAATGATGTAGAAAAAATAGTAAAAATAGAACAGGAGTGTTTCCCAGCTGCTGAAGCAGCAAAAGAAGAAGATATTTATAAGAGATTTGAAGCTTTTGGAGAGAATTTTATAGTGGCAGTTGAAAATGGAAAAGTTATTGGTTTTGTAAATGGGTGTACAACAGATAAACCAGAGCTTCCAGATGAATTGTATCACAATACCTTATTGCATAAAGCAGCAGGAGGTTATCAGACAGTATTTGGATTAGATGTACTGCCAGAGTATAGAAAAAAAGGAGTAGCTGGAGAATTGCTGAAATATATGATATCCTTAAGTAGAAAAAGAAATAAAAAGGGTATTATATTGACATGTAAGGATTATTTGATTGGATATTATGAAAAATTTGGTTTTGAAAATCAAGGAGTATCTGCTTCTTCTCATGGAGGAGCAAAGTGGAATAATATGTTTTTAAATCTTGAAAAATAA
- a CDS encoding Na+/H+ antiporter NhaC family protein codes for MKKILFLFMFFFLFSYVAVNKFTLGIIVFIVYMGFALLALKKGNTLNSVIDISFEYSKKSKVVLMIFIFVGALTASWLSSGTIPGIVYFGIKFINPGLFIFFSFLITSIIAFFLGSSFGTASTIGIALMAIARSGNINVNIVGAAIISGIYFGDRWSPLSSSANLVASLAGIDIYSNLKNMVKSMMIPYLLTSLFYIFLSRNYVLSTNENSISGLILNTYNLDIRFIFIPVASIVIFSLLRINVRISMGISIILASVIAVIIQKEELIDVIKYLTLGFYKFNGTSLEKIIKGGGVLSMLNASILIVISCSLVGIFEQLNILHYIKNKITNVKTRADLFRNTVIVSFITGMVGANQTIAVIMTENIVEKVYDEKKIERIHLAKDIENSAIVLPAIIPWNIACYLPCTMLGIGSIKFIPFAAYIYLIPICTYIYYRFILKEKEI; via the coding sequence ATGAAAAAAATTCTATTTTTATTTATGTTCTTTTTTTTATTCTCATATGTTGCAGTAAATAAATTTACTCTTGGAATAATAGTTTTTATAGTGTATATGGGATTTGCCTTACTGGCACTAAAAAAAGGTAATACACTGAATTCTGTTATTGACATCTCTTTTGAGTATAGTAAAAAATCTAAAGTGGTTTTAATGATATTTATATTTGTGGGAGCTTTAACAGCTAGTTGGCTCTCTTCTGGAACAATTCCTGGTATTGTATATTTTGGAATAAAATTTATAAATCCAGGTCTTTTTATATTCTTTTCTTTTCTCATAACAAGCATAATAGCTTTTTTCCTGGGGAGTTCATTTGGAACAGCAAGCACAATAGGAATAGCTCTTATGGCAATAGCTCGAAGTGGAAATATAAATGTTAATATTGTAGGAGCTGCAATAATTTCTGGAATTTATTTCGGAGACAGATGGTCACCTCTCTCATCTAGTGCTAATTTAGTTGCCAGTCTTGCAGGAATAGATATATATTCAAACTTAAAAAATATGGTAAAATCGATGATGATACCATATCTTCTGACAAGTTTGTTTTATATATTTCTGTCTAGAAATTATGTACTAAGTACAAATGAAAATAGTATTTCAGGACTTATTTTAAATACATATAATTTAGATATAAGGTTTATCTTCATACCAGTAGCATCAATTGTAATTTTCTCTCTTTTAAGAATAAATGTAAGAATTTCTATGGGAATAAGTATAATTTTAGCTTCAGTTATAGCTGTAATAATTCAAAAAGAAGAGCTTATAGATGTAATAAAATATTTAACTTTAGGATTTTATAAATTTAATGGAACTTCTCTAGAGAAGATTATAAAAGGTGGAGGAGTTCTATCAATGCTCAATGCCTCCATTCTTATAGTTATTTCCTGTTCTCTTGTTGGAATTTTTGAACAGTTAAATATACTTCATTATATAAAAAATAAGATAACAAATGTAAAAACAAGAGCAGATTTATTCAGAAATACTGTAATTGTAAGCTTTATCACTGGAATGGTAGGAGCAAATCAGACTATTGCAGTTATAATGACTGAAAACATTGTAGAAAAAGTTTATGATGAAAAGAAAATAGAAAGAATACATCTGGCAAAAGATATAGAAAATTCAGCAATAGTTCTCCCTGCAATCATTCCTTGGAATATAGCATGTTATCTTCCATGTACAATGCTGGGAATAGGAAGTATTAAATTCATACCTTTTGCAGCTTATATATATCTGATCCCAATTTGTACATATATATATTATAGATTTATTTTAAAAGAAAAAGAAATTTAA
- a CDS encoding sulfatase, which translates to MRTIVVLMDTLRRDYLSCYNENTDCITENIKKFSEESCVFENHFTGSMPCMPARRDIFTGRLNFLERSWGPIEIFDKTLPKVLENKKIKSHIITDHAHYFRIGGENYCQQFSTYEFFRGQESDPWISLIDDPYMPEKYFGDVKRQYQCNRTRFKEEKDFPSVKCFDAAMNWVEENKNAKDFFLMVETFDPHEPFDIPEKYLELYKDDYKGPHFDLPKYKKIDVETKEAMEHLKKRYKALVTMSDVHFGKFINKLKENNMYEDTLIIFTTDHGYCLGEREYLGKSYMPAYNELANIPLIVHFPNNNHSGKRKSELTQNIDIMPTVLDYQSLEIPNSVTGGSLRNIVEKNEQNKEFLLYGSFGLAVNIYDGQYTYMRGARDNSKCYEYTTSLTTIRNWLGKDIPEKIECGHFLKNVDFPVYKVPAEKNALVSDFSYIMEDHLFDIKKDYKQKNDIKDSEIIKLMERKLSKALKENDAPEEQWERLGLSK; encoded by the coding sequence ATGAGAACAATTGTAGTATTAATGGATACTTTAAGAAGAGATTATCTTTCTTGCTATAATGAAAATACAGACTGTATTACAGAAAATATAAAGAAATTCAGTGAGGAAAGTTGTGTATTTGAAAATCATTTTACAGGAAGTATGCCTTGTATGCCAGCAAGAAGAGATATCTTTACTGGAAGACTAAATTTTTTAGAGAGATCATGGGGGCCAATAGAAATATTTGATAAAACTCTTCCAAAAGTTTTAGAAAATAAAAAAATAAAATCACATATAATAACAGACCATGCTCATTATTTTAGAATAGGTGGAGAAAATTACTGCCAACAGTTTTCAACATATGAATTTTTTAGAGGTCAGGAAAGTGACCCATGGATATCATTGATAGATGATCCTTATATGCCGGAAAAATATTTTGGAGATGTAAAGAGGCAGTACCAGTGTAATAGAACAAGATTTAAAGAGGAAAAAGATTTTCCAAGTGTTAAATGTTTTGATGCAGCTATGAATTGGGTAGAGGAAAATAAAAATGCCAAAGATTTCTTTCTTATGGTAGAAACTTTTGACCCTCATGAGCCCTTTGATATACCAGAAAAATATTTAGAATTATATAAAGATGATTATAAAGGACCACACTTTGATTTACCAAAATATAAAAAAATAGATGTGGAAACAAAAGAGGCTATGGAACATTTAAAGAAAAGGTATAAAGCATTAGTTACAATGTCAGATGTTCACTTTGGAAAATTTATTAATAAATTGAAAGAAAATAATATGTATGAAGATACTCTGATTATATTTACTACAGATCATGGATACTGTTTAGGAGAAAGAGAATATCTTGGAAAAAGTTATATGCCAGCATACAATGAACTTGCTAATATTCCTCTAATAGTTCATTTTCCTAATAATAATCATTCTGGAAAAAGAAAATCAGAATTGACACAAAACATAGATATAATGCCTACTGTTTTAGATTATCAGTCACTGGAAATTCCAAATAGTGTAACTGGAGGTTCTCTTAGAAACATTGTAGAAAAAAATGAGCAGAATAAAGAATTTTTATTATATGGAAGTTTTGGATTAGCTGTAAATATTTATGATGGGCAGTATACTTATATGAGAGGAGCAAGGGATAATTCAAAATGTTATGAATATACCACTTCCCTTACAACAATAAGAAACTGGCTGGGAAAAGATATTCCAGAAAAAATAGAATGCGGACATTTTTTGAAGAATGTAGATTTTCCAGTTTATAAAGTACCAGCTGAGAAGAATGCTCTTGTAAGTGATTTTTCTTATATTATGGAAGATCATCTCTTTGATATAAAAAAAGATTATAAACAAAAAAATGATATAAAGGATTCAGAAATTATCAAACTCATGGAAAGAAAACTTTCAAAAGCATTGAAAGAAAACGATGCTCCTGAAGAGCAATGGGAAAGATTAGGATTAAGTAAATAA
- a CDS encoding PTS system mannose/fructose/sorbose family transporter subunit IID, giving the protein MNNETRAILDKKDLNKVIMRWMPMAVNTYNYQYQQAGTVVYSLYPALRKIYKNDDELQASIQNHFNYFNCMPWLAPLVLGATLAIEDNGGIKDKEIVQNIKTSLMGPLSGVGDTIFWVLIPTIIGSIAGYMALENNPTGVIAWIIINIAFMFMRFRFIHLGYNQGIKLVTTFGNKVALLTECASILGLVVVGSLVSSVVNIKIPMVIKYGEVSMAIQPMLDKILPALVPVLITFGIYRVLRMKKIGITGIILMVIIFSMFAAYFKILG; this is encoded by the coding sequence ATGAATAATGAAACTAGAGCAATTTTAGATAAAAAAGATTTAAATAAGGTTATAATGAGATGGATGCCTATGGCTGTAAATACATATAACTATCAATATCAGCAGGCAGGAACTGTGGTTTATTCGCTATATCCTGCATTGAGAAAAATCTATAAAAATGATGATGAACTTCAGGCATCAATACAGAATCATTTTAATTACTTTAACTGCATGCCATGGCTTGCACCTCTAGTGCTAGGAGCGACCTTAGCCATTGAAGACAATGGAGGGATAAAAGATAAAGAGATAGTTCAGAATATAAAAACAAGTCTGATGGGACCTCTTTCTGGAGTGGGAGATACAATATTCTGGGTACTTATTCCTACAATTATTGGATCTATTGCAGGATATATGGCTTTAGAAAATAATCCCACTGGTGTAATTGCATGGATTATTATAAATATAGCATTTATGTTTATGAGATTCAGATTTATACATTTAGGATATAATCAGGGAATTAAATTAGTGACAACTTTTGGAAATAAAGTTGCTCTATTGACAGAATGTGCCTCTATTTTGGGATTGGTTGTTGTTGGATCATTAGTTTCTTCTGTTGTAAATATAAAAATACCTATGGTAATAAAATATGGTGAAGTTTCAATGGCAATTCAGCCTATGCTGGATAAAATTTTACCAGCTTTGGTTCCAGTACTTATAACTTTTGGAATTTATAGAGTATTAAGAATGAAAAAAATAGGAATAACAGGAATAATCTTAATGGTCATTATTTTTAGTATGTTCGCAGCTTATTTTAAAATATTAGGCTAG
- a CDS encoding PTS sugar transporter subunit IIC gives MLSAWQVIIITILAFLVPVDKYGMTFGLRWPIIPAFLMGFILGDMQTALYIGGTLQLMSLGVASIGGSSVPEYSTAAIIATTIAVVTGKGMEAGLAIGLPVAMLGVQLDVFAKILNGFVVRTSQNYANKKDFGKMIKILMVGPLITGLTAAIPVFLAISMGPEIVNKILAITPSWFISGLTIAGRVLPAVGIAMLLNYMPVRKYVYYLFLGFFFAAYLGVPILGVTIIGLIASMKYYSENQSKMGVNGTSSDNVANVGGLEDE, from the coding sequence ATGTTATCAGCATGGCAGGTTATCATTATAACTATATTGGCATTTTTGGTTCCTGTAGATAAGTATGGTATGACTTTTGGATTGAGATGGCCAATTATACCAGCCTTTTTAATGGGATTTATATTGGGAGATATGCAGACTGCTCTTTACATTGGAGGAACTTTACAGTTAATGTCATTGGGAGTAGCAAGCATAGGTGGAAGCAGTGTTCCTGAATATTCAACAGCTGCAATTATAGCCACTACAATAGCAGTTGTAACAGGAAAAGGAATGGAAGCAGGACTTGCAATAGGATTGCCAGTAGCCATGCTGGGAGTTCAATTAGATGTTTTTGCTAAAATTTTAAATGGTTTTGTAGTGCGTACATCGCAAAATTATGCAAATAAAAAAGATTTTGGAAAAATGATAAAAATATTAATGGTAGGTCCACTAATTACAGGACTAACAGCAGCGATTCCAGTATTTTTAGCTATCAGTATGGGGCCAGAAATAGTAAATAAAATATTGGCAATAACTCCATCATGGTTTATTTCAGGTTTGACTATAGCTGGAAGAGTTTTACCAGCTGTGGGAATAGCAATGCTGTTAAATTATATGCCTGTAAGAAAATATGTTTATTATTTATTTTTGGGGTTCTTTTTTGCCGCATATTTAGGAGTTCCAATCTTAGGGGTGACTATAATAGGACTGATAGCATCAATGAAATATTATAGTGAAAATCAAAGTAAAATGGGAGTAAATGGGACATCGTCTGATAATGTTGCTAATGTAGGAGGATTGGAAGATGAATAA
- a CDS encoding PTS sugar transporter subunit IIB — MEVKLARIDNRLLHGIVASQWSPSVGAMRVMIIDDEVAGDELKKNGMKLAKPAGCALSIISLETALTNYKNGKYTGQTVFLIVKNPQTILELLDAGIKISKLNIGATAEKNNEIKLSGQATITKEEMKLYREIYDRGTAIEIQYIPADTIIQFKNFLEK; from the coding sequence ATGGAAGTAAAATTAGCTCGTATTGATAACAGATTACTTCATGGAATTGTAGCATCACAATGGTCACCAAGTGTAGGAGCAATGAGAGTCATGATAATAGATGATGAAGTTGCTGGAGATGAACTTAAAAAAAATGGAATGAAACTGGCAAAGCCAGCTGGTTGTGCTCTATCTATAATAAGTCTGGAAACAGCCCTTACTAATTATAAAAATGGAAAATATACAGGACAAACAGTATTTCTAATAGTGAAAAATCCTCAAACTATACTTGAATTACTGGATGCAGGAATTAAGATATCTAAATTAAATATAGGAGCAACAGCAGAAAAAAATAATGAAATAAAATTGTCAGGACAGGCAACTATAACAAAAGAAGAAATGAAACTATACAGAGAAATCTATGACAGAGGAACTGCTATAGAAATCCAATATATACCAGCAGACACAATAATACAATTTAAAAACTTTTTAGAAAAATAA
- a CDS encoding DeoR/GlpR family DNA-binding transcription regulator produces the protein MRFNERKALIINTLKKQQILSFPELELLLSVSPTTIRRDLTALEKEGILSRFHGGIKKNNGIIEQSMSKKQSLNIEAKKKIGKIAASLIHPNELIFIGSGSTTYYMINYIKDTSITVITNGIPHAEALNAKNIRAFLLCGFLKDKTRSVVGKETNKLIESYHFDQVFSSANGMNADFDILSTDEYEHNIKKSAVSRGKVSYIMIDSSKFNKTAMYTLPRNKDTYIITESLTEELKKIKNVITPSEKETKKKVN, from the coding sequence ATGAGATTTAACGAAAGAAAAGCCTTAATAATAAATACACTGAAAAAACAGCAGATACTATCTTTTCCTGAATTAGAACTTCTTTTAAGTGTTTCTCCAACTACAATAAGACGTGATCTTACGGCACTAGAAAAAGAAGGTATTCTTTCACGTTTTCATGGTGGAATAAAGAAAAATAATGGAATTATTGAGCAATCAATGAGTAAAAAACAGTCTTTAAATATTGAAGCAAAAAAGAAAATTGGAAAAATAGCAGCTTCTCTAATCCATCCAAATGAACTGATTTTTATAGGTTCTGGTTCTACTACTTATTATATGATTAACTATATAAAAGATACTTCCATTACTGTAATAACAAATGGTATTCCCCATGCAGAAGCCTTAAATGCAAAAAATATTCGTGCTTTTCTGTTGTGTGGTTTTTTAAAGGATAAAACTCGTTCTGTAGTTGGAAAAGAAACTAATAAATTAATTGAATCTTATCATTTTGATCAGGTGTTTTCCAGTGCTAATGGAATGAATGCTGATTTTGATATTCTTTCTACTGACGAATATGAGCATAATATAAAAAAATCTGCTGTCAGCAGAGGTAAAGTTTCATATATTATGATTGACAGTTCTAAATTTAATAAAACTGCCATGTATACTCTTCCAAGAAATAAAGATACTTATATAATTACAGAATCACTTACTGAAGAACTTAAAAAAATTAAAAACGTTATTACTCCTTCAGAAAAAGAAACTAAAAAGAAAGTAAACTAA